The Saxibacter everestensis genome has a window encoding:
- a CDS encoding bifunctional allantoicase/(S)-ureidoglycine aminohydrolase produces the protein MSNSRYYAPTAGHPAQTELLTGRAIVTEAYTVIPRDVMRDIVTSVLPGWRDTRTWILNRPVAGGATTFAQYLVEVAPGGGSDRPEPQAGVESFVFLLEGELTVVIDGTRHVLAPGGFAFLPPDAEWQVSNDAGELAKFQWIRKRYQPLEGHTPAPLVGNEQDVEPGSMPGTDNKWRTTRMLPVEDLAYDMHINVVTFEPGAVIPFAETHVMEHGLYVLEGKAVYRLNDDWVEVQEGDYLSLRAFCPQACYAGGPSNFRYLLYKDVNRQIVL, from the coding sequence TTGTCTAACTCCCGCTACTACGCGCCCACTGCCGGGCATCCGGCGCAGACCGAACTGCTGACCGGCCGAGCCATCGTCACCGAGGCGTACACCGTCATCCCGCGTGACGTGATGCGCGACATTGTGACGAGCGTTCTGCCGGGATGGCGCGACACAAGGACCTGGATTCTCAACCGGCCCGTTGCCGGCGGCGCGACCACATTCGCCCAGTATCTGGTCGAGGTGGCCCCCGGTGGAGGTTCGGACCGGCCGGAGCCGCAGGCCGGCGTCGAATCGTTCGTCTTTCTGCTGGAGGGCGAGCTGACCGTCGTCATCGACGGGACCAGGCATGTGCTGGCCCCGGGTGGCTTCGCCTTCCTGCCGCCGGACGCCGAGTGGCAGGTGTCCAACGATGCCGGAGAACTAGCGAAGTTCCAGTGGATCCGCAAACGCTACCAGCCGTTGGAGGGCCACACGCCGGCACCACTTGTCGGTAATGAGCAGGACGTGGAACCCGGGTCAATGCCGGGCACCGACAACAAGTGGCGCACAACCCGGATGCTGCCAGTCGAAGACCTTGCCTACGACATGCACATCAACGTCGTCACCTTCGAACCTGGCGCGGTTATTCCCTTTGCCGAAACCCACGTGATGGAGCACGGCCTCTACGTGCTCGAGGGCAAGGCTGTGTACCGGCTCAATGACGACTGGGTCGAGGTGCAGGAGGGGGACTACCTCTCGCTGCGGGCGTTCTGCCCCCAGGCCTGCTACGCCGGCGGTCCGAGCAACTTCCGGTACCTGCTTTACAAGGATGTGAACCGGCAGATCGTGCTGTAG